The DNA sequence TACCATTTGAAATTCAACTTTCTGAATATTTAGGTTGATCTGCCAAGGAAATCTTAGGATGTACCTTCTTCTTTTTTCATGGTTTCCTAATGCTTATTCTTCTCTATCATTTAGCTTTTGCTTTCTGATGAAATCTACATCACCAGGCCTGTGATCGTTTGACTTGAATATCAAGTTACATGACTTGGTTTACTATGTACAACTGCAATTAGTCCGCAACATGAAGATAACCAGTTAACCATGTCTACAAATATAGCTGATAGGATCAGTTTTGTGATTTTCTTTCTTATGGATTCCTGCACGATTAACCTAGTTTGGTTGGACCAGCTTTTGACAGCAATGTTTCTGCTTGACAGGCCAACAGAGGAGTGGGATCATTGTATTGCATGTTTGCGTTTTTAGCATTATTGCGACTCTCTTTTCTCTAGAAAATAGATTGTGTTTACATGATGATTCATTCATATCATTGTTTAATAAGACAGATGTTGTGAATTGATGGAATGATTTATTAGTTTTGGTAGCCATAATAAAACATATTCCTGGACATGCTTGATGAATGCACATAGGATCATTTTGGTTGGTCCTCTTACATGAAATTGTTTCATGATTTTCATTTTATGTTCTTTTCAGGTCATTTTCGTGCTAAATATATGCTTATAGCAGCAGTTTCTTCCTTGCAAGGTTTATTCATTATGTAAATCTCAAATCCAGATTTAGTCAAGTGATATAAAGAAATGGAAGACTCGGGGATCTCAAGCTTTTGGGGACCTGTTACATCCACTACAGAATTGTGCGAGGAAAACTATGCCCATTCTTCATATATTGCAGAATTTTACAACACCATATCAAACATTCCTTGCATTCTTTTGGCACTTATTGGCCTTACAAATGCCCTAAGGCAAAGGTTTGAGAAAAGATTCAGTGTTCTTCACATTTCCAATATGATACTTGCAATCGGCAGCATGATATTTCATGCCACATTGCAAAATGTGTAAGTTTTTACTCAGCTGTTATTTCCTTTTTGctgttttggtttcttttttgaaCAGTGGCAAATTACATAGGGAGTAAACTGGACAGTCACATTCTAATCTTTTGCTTTGCTCTATAAGTTTGTGCATGAAGAATTTTCAGGTCCCAATGCCATTAAATATTGGTTAATTCATTTATCAAGCATTGTGGTGGCAGCAATTAATTCAAGATCCAGTTTAAATGTTTAATACACTCTTGTGAATTAACTGAAAACACTGTAATCTGGCAACATCATGCTTCTTGTTTTTCTAGAAAATGAAGTGGTTAATTTGCAACTGTGATTAGTGGTTCTTGTGTTTTGTCAATTTTCCATGATAGTTATCTCGTGATTTTGTTGAATtctagtcatttgttaattattattCACATTATAAATTTGCTACACatttatgattatgaaataaatctaccatgttaaaaaaaaaactgattATCTCGGGAGTAGGTGGCAGGTGTTACTGGTCTCTGGTATCCTTTCTATTAAAAAATTGTTAGATATGTTCGAATATGTTGGATGCTTATCATATTCTTGAACTATAGATGGTAATATTAAGTGAGAGAAAGTTGACCTTTTGTTTtcaaggctaattatatatttatcttcAAAGTTAATTCTCATGATGTAACATTTCCGTAGCATGGCACCTACATGCACCTTCAGTTAAATGATGGGCCCCCATTGTATTAAGTGTGCTACTTTGCATTTTAATGATGTTAGTTTAATCGTTAgtgcttaatttttttttctaatgaatGAAGAATTGACTTATCCCATTACTTTCTTTCTGGTGTCTTCTGTGTTCTACTTGATTTAAGACAGTTGCACTTATGTGCTGCTTTTTCCAAGTATTTCATTGTTGGGTTTTTATTCTGTTGAttggttttcttttgttattagtTACATGCatgtttcttcttgaattgtttgCTTGACATCATGAGCATTAATCCTCTTACCATGCATTTATTTAATACTTCAAATTCTTCTTCACCAACTGCTAGGAtattttttatgcatgagataATGTCACAACTAATTTTTCATGCTTATGAATAATTTGATCACATTTAAGTCACTTTCAGACTACAGCAGAGTGATGAAACACCAATGGTATGGGAGATGCTGCTTTATCTTTATGTTCTCTACTCACCGGACTGGCATTATAGGAGCACTATGCCGACTTTTCTTTTCCTCTATGGTGCTGCTTTTGCTGGTGTTCATTCATTGGTGCGTTTTGGAATAGGATTCAAGATACACTATGTTGGCCTTTGCCTTCTTTGTATTCCTCGGATGTACAAGTATTACATACAAACAAAAGATGTTGCAGCTAAACGGCTAGCCAAGTTCTATGTTGCGACAATTTTTCTTGGGACCATGTGCTGGTTGTTTGACCGGATATTCTGCAAGAAATTATCACATTGGTATATCAACCCTCAGGGTCATGCATGGTGGCATGTGCTTATGGGATTTAATTCATACTTCGCAAACACATTTTTGATGTTCTGTCGTGCCCAGCAGCTGGGTTGGGAACCACAAGTCGTTCACCTTTTTGGCTTATTCCCTTATGTGAAGATTCAAAAACCCAAAAAGCAGGAGTGAGAGGAAAGCATTTTGAGAAGTGTGGAATGCTGGTTTTCTTTTGGATTCTGGGAACAGATGTTTGTCTTAGCGTGCAAGCAAGCGATAACATTCTGTAAATGCACGTTTGTGACTTGGAGTTTGATGTTTGACATATTTTGTTAGTCTTGGAGATTCATGAACTGGCGCTTGCTATGTACCGTTCCTAAATTTGTAATCCATGCTGATAGGTTGGATCAGGAGCgaagtttctttttttcttgcatGATATGTTACTAGGGTTGTAGATTCAGAATTGGATTCAATTTTTCACTTAATCATGTAACAGTTGTTCTTTGTGTCATGGAATTTACCAATCGAGTCCAACTAGACAGTTTAACTTGTCTTATAATTGACTTCTGCATGAGTGATACATTGTGTTATCAGTTGCTTTGTAGCTTGTCAGTGAACAAATGGATCTTCTTGACCAACATGAAATTTTTTATCATGTGCCGAACAAAGCTCGtgtgtctttttattttttttaagcatCATCACATTTTTGGTGCATCATTTCTTTAACCAAGGCATTTTTTGTGACATCCAAACTGGTGTGCTTTTTTCCTGTATCttgatgcttcaaaaaataaggcAGGTAAGCCAATGTAGGTAATACATGAATGGTATAATTCTTGGTATTTTTTTCCTCTCTGATTGAGTTTTGCAAGATCCTTCTCACTCCATTAAGCCAATGAAGTTGTATTTTCTCATGTTAATCTTTATGGATGACATGCTACATTCCAGTCCTTTCAATTTTGAATCAGAAATGTTCTTTTCTAGTGATGAGTACATTTGCTGACTTAACAAATATCTGTGCAGAATCTCCTGTTGCTGTCTGCCAATGCGTGTATCTTGGTGTTGGGAGTGGGAACATTTCGGATGGAGACACTAGCGGCATACGGTATGGAAGTTTGTGGTTTTCAGGTTTGATTTTAACACCAATATATCTCCTATTACCATTTGCCAATGTGTATGTCAAGTTTATAACTGTTGCATGCTCCTTTTGATCCTAATCTCAATGCAACAGTTACTGGATAGTCAGACTTTTATAGCGGAGATCTTCTACAAATTTAGGTTGATGGAATGAACAAGGGAGGGAAAGAAAAGCTATGGCTCAATCAGCCATGGCAGTAGATAAAACAGAAATGGTGTCTAAAGCAACCACTGCAGGTAGGTATAAACCATTTTAACAGTCCATTTTTAACATGATTTTCCAACTCAAACAACAGAAAGAAACCAATTCCTATTGTCTTTAGTCGCAGGGCTGATTCATACTAATTGAAAATCCTAGAAAAAGAAAGACAAAATTATTTTCTGTGGCTTGCTGGATGAATACAAAATGATACATTCTTGAAATCTGGTCTTTTCTTATTCTTGCTTAATATGGCTTTGTTCTAgacatttttaagtttatttgttTCATTTATTATACACTAGGACACTAAAGTCACAGACAACAGCTCACATGTACCTCAATAGCAATCCCTTTTGAATGCTTTACTTTCTGAAAGGTAAGCCAGAACAAAGCTTTGATGAACATAGCTAGCTCATACACAAGGTGTTAATCTCATCTACATGCATGCTTTTTTTTTTGGCCTCTGTCTCACTAGGATTGTACCTCTACATTTACTTAGCAGTTGATCTATGACTGAGATTATGTATTATGACAAACTGACCATTAGTTGTCGGGAGAACTCAGAATCGGTGACCAATGTTTCTCCAATTAATTTCACCAAAATTTAGCTTGAAAGAAAAACTTTTTGGCTGCGAAGAGTACCTCCTTCACTCACAAAATCACTTTAATATCACACAAAAAAAAGAACTTAGTGTTCTACAAATGGACAAATTTCAGCTGTTTAATTATCACAACAAAGTTTGGTAAATGTCAATTTTGCTGTTCAGCTTACAAGCAACTAGTGATGACTTCAACCAGTTTAACCATGGTGCTTTATGACCTAGACCTAGATATAGCATTTCACTGGACACGGAGTTAAACTGGAGTTAGGCAAGATGTCATTCGTCCCGTAGGTAATGTTTAGGTAGAGATAGATAAAGATATAGCTTTATGACCTAGACCTAGATACGTCATTTCACTGGACACGGAGTTAAACTGGAGTTAGGCAAGATGTCATTCGTCCCATAGGTAATGTTTAGGTAGAGATAGATAAAGATATAGCTTTATGACCTAGACCTAGATACGTCATTTC is a window from the Musa acuminata AAA Group cultivar baxijiao chromosome BXJ2-1, Cavendish_Baxijiao_AAA, whole genome shotgun sequence genome containing:
- the LOC103998114 gene encoding alkaline ceramidase, producing the protein MEDSGISSFWGPVTSTTELCEENYAHSSYIAEFYNTISNIPCILLALIGLTNALRQRFEKRFSVLHISNMILAIGSMIFHATLQNVLQQSDETPMVWEMLLYLYVLYSPDWHYRSTMPTFLFLYGAAFAGVHSLVRFGIGFKIHYVGLCLLCIPRMYKYYIQTKDVAAKRLAKFYVATIFLGTMCWLFDRIFCKKLSHWYINPQGHAWWHVLMGFNSYFANTFLMFCRAQQLGWEPQVVHLFGLFPYVKIQKPKKQE